The following are from one region of the Strix uralensis isolate ZFMK-TIS-50842 chromosome 4, bStrUra1, whole genome shotgun sequence genome:
- the SPTSSA gene encoding serine palmitoyltransferase small subunit A translates to MALGSAWKQMSWLYYQYLLVTALYMLEPWERTVFNSMLVSIVGMALYTGYVFMPQHIMAILHYFEIVQ, encoded by the exons ATGGCGCTGGGCTCGGCCTGGAAGCAGATGTCGTGGCTGTACTACCAGTACCTGCTGGTCACCGCGCTCTACATGCTGGAGCCCTGGGAGCGCACCGTCTTCA ATTCCATGCTAGTTTCCATTGTTGGAATGGCACTGTACACGGGCTATGTGTTCATGCCTCAGCACATCATGGCAATATTGCACTACTTTGAAATTGTGCAGTGA
- the EAPP gene encoding E2F-associated phosphoprotein has protein sequence MSCLREEDDPYVVEEPSDEERALSSSEDEVDVLLHGTPDQKRKLIRECLTGESESSSDDEFQKEMEAELDTTMRTMEGKWKSPETGTSSSTGQTGPATTSKYYDDIYFDSDSEDEDKIVTQEVWKNRRHQQRRILSNDELLYDPEEDSRDQAWVDSQRRGYRNQRRVLPQQQQQPKPSAVPNSDAVLNCPACMTTLCLDCQRHESYKTQYRAMFVMNCVVNKEEILKYRKKLKKRSKKMKHSKETTSTQSNEEEEEVYHPVLCTECSTEVAVMDKDEVFHFFNVLASHC, from the exons ATGAGCTGCCTGCGGGAGGAGGACGACCCGTACGTGGTGGAGGAGCCCAGCGACGAGGAGCGAGCGCTCAGCAG CTCGGAAGATGAGGTGGATGTGCTCTTACATGGCACTCCTGACCAGAAGCGGAAGCTGATTCGGGAGTGCCTGACTGGGGAGAGCGAGTCTTCCAGTGATGATGAGTTCCAAAAGGAGATGGAAGCAGAACTGGACACCACCATGAGGACTATGGAAGGCAAATGGAAATCACCAGAAACAG GTACTTCCTCAAGTACTGGGCAGACTGGACCTGCCACCACTTCAAAATACTACGATGACATTTACTTCGATTCTGATTCAGAGGATGAAGATAAAATAG TTACACAGGAagtctggaaaaacagaagacatCAGCAGCGCCGGATTCTTTCCAATGATGAACTGCTGTATGACCCAGAAGAAGACAGTAGAGACCAAGCGTGGGTAGACTCACAGAGGAGGGG GTACCGTAATCAAAGAAGAGTGctgccgcagcagcagcagcagccaaaacctTCAGCTGTTCCAAACAGTGATGCTGTTTTGAATTGCCCTGCTTGCATGACAACATTATGCCTGGATTGCCAGAG ACATGAATCTTACAAAACACAATATAGAGCAATGTTTGTGATGAACTGCGTTGTTAACAAAGAGgaaattctgaaatacagaaagaagctaaagaaaagaagtaagaaaatgAAGCACAGCAAAGAAACTACCTCTACACAATcaaatgaagaagaggaggaagtgtATCATCCGGTATTATGTACTGAATGCTCAACTGAAGTGGCAGTAATGGATAAAGATGAAGTTTTTCACTTCTTCAATGTTCTAGCCAGCCACTGCTAA